In the Danaus plexippus chromosome 16 unlocalized genomic scaffold, MEX_DaPlex mxdp_31, whole genome shotgun sequence genome, one interval contains:
- the LOC116771930 gene encoding cilia- and flagella-associated protein 20-like — protein sequence MFKNTYQSGLLSIFYSCGSDPLAIWDTEVQNGHIKRLTDSEVNSIVLEIVSTNVATTYISCPKKNQVLGIRLPFLVMIVKNLKRYFSFEITILDDKNMRRRFRISNFQSTTKIKPFCTSMPIGLSGGWNQIQFNLADFTRRAYGSQFIETLRVQVHANARLRRIYFSEKLYTEEELPQDYKLYLPLDRKQKKTKTEKKEEKVEKKAPKPETEEEQPSKPADVQSKVSATTATPTTTEAGDEKSEAAEQPPEVVEEIAPEQKEEEQPEAPPEEAGDEPAEPLADEVVEPTEEAEGC from the coding sequence atgtttaaaaatacctaTCAAAGCGGATtactatcaatattttatagctgTGGTTCTGATCCTTTAGCAATCTGGGATACAGAAGTGCAGAATGGTCACATAAAGCGTCTTACGGATAGTGAAGTCAATTCCATAGTTTTGGAAATAGTTAGCACAAATGTTGCAACTACGTATATTTCATGCCCAAAGAAAAATCAAGTTCTTGGAATACGACTTCCATTCCTTGTAatgattgtaaaaaatttaaaaaggtatttttcatttgaaataacaatattagaCGATAAAAATATGAGAAGACGATTTAGAATTTCTAATTTCCAATCAACAACAAAGATTAAACCTTTTTGTACAAGTATGCCAATAGGATTATCAGGCGGGTGGaatcaaattcaatttaatttagcgGATTTTACAAGGCGAGCTTATGGAAGTCAATTTATAGAGACACTTCGAGTTCAAGTACACGCTAACGCTCGTTTGAGGAGAATCTATTTTAGCGAAAAACTTTACACCGAAGAAGAATTACCTCaggattataaattatatttgccaTTGGacagaaaacaaaagaaaactaaGACGGAAAAGAAAGAGGAGAAAGTAGAAAAAAAGGCCCCAAAACCCGAAACAGAAGAAGAGCAACCCTCGAAACCTGCTGATGTACAGAGTAAAGTAAGCGCAACGACGGCTACACCAACAACTACGGAAGCTGGAGATGAAAAATCTGAGGCTGCTGAACAACCGCCAGAAGTAGTTGAGGAAATCGCTCCAGAGCAAAAGGAAGAAGAGCAACCAGAAGCTCCACCCGAAGAAGCAGGTGATGAACCTGCAGAACCATTAGCTGACGAGGTCGTAGAACCAACTGAGGAGGCAGAGGGCTGCTGA
- the LOC116771931 gene encoding cilia- and flagella-associated protein 20-like, with protein sequence MYRNSYQRGMLTVFYSVGSKPLAIWETHTKDGYITRFLDQDIKSMVLEIGGTNVSTTYITCPKGNQVLGITMPFLVMIVKNLKKYFSFEVTILDETLTRRRFRVSNFQSNTQILPLCTVMPIGLSDGWNQIQFNLGEFTRRAYKKQFVEVQKLKINANIRLRRIYFTERLIPDDELPPEYKLYFPLTSKGAKGKKNAPEPVSGKENIKPSSSQHTQITVQTDTKTMSKVSLHSIKKTQSIEKSVAGGVEEDSEKKVVEENKNDIETQENKEGLDNQEDQEKQENQVSQENQEIEPSGEEKQDIMLHDEETAKGEKETKQVEE encoded by the coding sequence atgtatcgAAACTCTTATCAAAGGGGCATGCTCACTGTTTTTTATAGCGTGGGTTCGAAACCTTTAGCTATTTGGGAAACCCACACTAAAGATGGTTACATAACAAGGTTCTTGGACCAAGATATTAAGTCAATGGTATTAGAGATAGGTGGAACAAATGTAAGTACAACCTACATAACTTGTCCAAAAGGCAATCAAGTATTAGGAATAACAATGCCTTTCTTAGTTATGATAGTAAAGaatttgaagaaatatttttcatttgaagtAACTATTCTGGATGAAACTCTAACTCGCAGGCGATTTAGAGTATCCAATTTTCAAAGCAATACGCAGATATTGCCATTGTGCACTGTTATGCCCATTGGCCTTTCCGACGGATGGAatcaaattcaattcaatcTAGGAGAATTCACTCGACGTGCATATAAGAAACAGTTTGTGGAAGTACAAAAACTTAAGATTAATGCAAACATTCGTCTccgaagaatttattttaccgAAAGACTTATACCGGACGATGAACTACCACCTgagtacaaattatattttccgcTCACAAGTAAAGGTGCAAAAGGAAAGAAAAACGCACCGGAACCAGTTTCAGggaaagaaaacataaaaccaTCATCATCTCAACATACCCAGATAACAGTGCAAACTGACACTAAAACTATGTCTAAAGTTTCtttacattcaataaaaaaaacacaatcaaTAGAAAAATCTGTCGCAGGGGGTGTCGAAGAAGACAGCGAAAAGAAAGTggttgaagaaaataaaaatgatatagaaACTCAGGAAAATAAAGAGGGTCTAGATAATCAAGAAGATCaagaaaaacaagaaaatcaGGTTAGTCAAGAAAATCAAGAAATAGAGCCTTCTGGAGAAGAAAAACAAGACATAATGTTACATGATGAAGAAACAGCCAAAGgcgaaaaagaaacaaaacaagTAGAAGAATAG